The following proteins are encoded in a genomic region of Variovorax paradoxus:
- a CDS encoding LysR family transcriptional regulator produces MLFDLTDLRLFVAAAELGNLTRAAERQHLSLAAASARIKALETQAGLQLLQREARGVRLLPPGEAFLHHARLVLHQTEQLRADLLEYGGGLRGHLRVFANTTAVTDFLPEILPGFLAHNPRINVDLQEKPNAQIPRGVLDGRADIGIAAGRVDTLGLEAIHFSTDRLVLVTSRKHRFAKRRKISFAETLDEDAIGMQQGSTLQAFLSQITDNLGKRQKLRIQLGSFDAMCRMIGSGVGIGVVPESAARRNQESMQLALIDLSDAWCVRERYLLVRDRAALPIYAQALVETLCRHYAVEQAAID; encoded by the coding sequence TCTGACCGACCTGCGCCTTTTCGTTGCCGCGGCCGAACTCGGCAACCTCACGCGCGCGGCCGAGCGGCAGCACTTGTCGCTTGCGGCGGCCAGTGCGCGCATCAAAGCGCTCGAAACGCAGGCGGGCTTGCAGCTGCTGCAGCGCGAAGCACGCGGCGTGCGGCTCCTGCCACCGGGAGAAGCCTTCCTGCACCACGCACGCCTGGTGCTGCACCAGACCGAGCAGTTGCGCGCCGATCTGCTCGAATACGGCGGAGGCCTCCGCGGCCATTTGCGCGTGTTCGCCAACACCACGGCGGTAACGGACTTCCTGCCCGAGATCCTCCCCGGCTTCCTGGCGCACAACCCGCGCATCAACGTCGACCTTCAAGAAAAACCGAATGCTCAGATCCCGCGCGGCGTGCTCGACGGACGCGCCGACATCGGCATCGCGGCCGGCCGCGTCGACACGCTGGGGCTGGAAGCGATTCACTTCAGCACTGACCGGCTGGTGCTCGTCACCTCGCGCAAGCACCGCTTCGCAAAGCGCCGCAAGATTTCATTCGCGGAGACGCTCGACGAAGATGCCATCGGCATGCAGCAAGGCAGCACGCTGCAAGCGTTTCTCTCGCAGATCACCGACAACCTCGGCAAGCGCCAGAAGCTGCGCATCCAGCTCGGCAGCTTCGATGCGATGTGCCGGATGATCGGCAGCGGCGTGGGCATTGGCGTGGTGCCGGAGTCGGCGGCGCGGCGCAACCAGGAGAGCATGCAGCTCGCGCTGATCGACCTCAGCGACGCGTGGTGTGTGCGGGAGCGCTATCTGCTGGTGCGCGACCGGGCGGCACTACCGATTTATGCGCAGGCGCTGGTCGAAACGCTGTGCCGGCACTATGCCGTTGAGCAGGCTGCAATCGACTGA
- a CDS encoding acetyl-CoA C-acetyltransferase: MEDIVIVSAARTAVGKFGGSLAGIAATELGALVIKEVIARANLTADQIGEAIMGQVLAAGAGQNPARQAWLKSGGAKETPALTINAVCGSGLKAVMLAAQAVATGDSEIVIAGGQENMSAAPHVLPNSRNGQRMGDWKLVDTMIVDGLWDVYNQYHMGITAENVAKKFGIDRAAQDELALGSQTKAAAAQDAGKFKDEIVPVSIPQKKGDPIVFDKDEFINRKTNAEGLAGLRPAFDKAGGVTAGNASGLNDGAAAVMVMTAKKAASLGLKPLGRIASYATAGLDPAIMGMGPVPASTKALQRAGWKAADLDLLEINEAFAAQACAVNKEMGWDVNKVNVNGGAIAIGHPIGASGCRILVTLLHEMQRQNAKKGIASLCIGGGMGVALTIER, translated from the coding sequence ATGGAAGACATCGTCATCGTTTCGGCTGCGCGCACGGCGGTCGGCAAGTTCGGCGGCTCGCTCGCGGGCATTGCGGCCACCGAGCTGGGCGCCCTCGTGATCAAGGAAGTGATTGCACGCGCCAACCTCACGGCCGACCAGATTGGCGAAGCCATCATGGGCCAGGTGCTGGCCGCCGGCGCGGGCCAGAACCCCGCGCGGCAGGCATGGCTCAAGAGCGGCGGCGCCAAGGAAACCCCGGCGCTCACCATCAATGCCGTGTGCGGTTCGGGCCTGAAGGCCGTGATGCTCGCGGCGCAGGCCGTGGCCACCGGCGACAGCGAAATCGTGATTGCCGGCGGCCAGGAGAACATGAGCGCTGCGCCGCATGTGCTGCCCAACTCGCGCAACGGCCAGCGCATGGGCGACTGGAAGCTGGTCGACACCATGATCGTGGACGGCCTGTGGGACGTCTACAACCAGTACCACATGGGCATCACCGCCGAGAACGTGGCCAAGAAGTTCGGCATCGACCGTGCCGCGCAGGACGAACTCGCGCTCGGCAGCCAGACCAAGGCCGCGGCCGCGCAAGATGCAGGCAAGTTCAAGGACGAGATCGTGCCGGTGAGCATCCCGCAGAAGAAGGGCGACCCGATCGTCTTCGACAAGGACGAGTTCATCAACCGCAAGACCAACGCCGAAGGCCTCGCCGGTCTGCGCCCGGCTTTCGACAAGGCCGGCGGCGTGACCGCGGGCAACGCCTCGGGCCTGAACGACGGCGCCGCCGCCGTGATGGTGATGACGGCCAAGAAGGCCGCCTCCCTCGGCCTGAAGCCGCTGGGCCGCATTGCGAGCTACGCCACCGCCGGCCTCGACCCGGCCATCATGGGCATGGGCCCGGTGCCCGCGTCGACCAAGGCGCTGCAGCGCGCGGGCTGGAAGGCCGCCGACCTCGACCTGCTCGAGATCAACGAAGCCTTCGCCGCGCAGGCCTGCGCCGTGAACAAGGAAATGGGTTGGGACGTGAACAAGGTGAACGTGAACGGCGGCGCCATTGCCATCGGCCACCCCATCGGCGCGTCGGGTTGCCGCATTCTCGTGACGCTGCTGCACGAAATGCAGCGCCAGAACGCCAAGAAGGGCATTGCGTCGCTGTGCATCGGCGGTGGCATGGGTGTGGCGCTGACGATCGAGCGTTGA
- the phaC gene encoding class I poly(R)-hydroxyalkanoic acid synthase, protein MKQPATGADAFAPFQQALSEGWTQALESFQQSAAQGASAFNVGGTPLWQMPQAAKMPDLPKLSIDPEKLQSIQQQYVAEASELWRQGLAAKPEGDKRFASEAWGSNPLAAFSAAVYLLNGRTMLNMAEAIDADEKTKARLRFAVEQWMAASSPSNSLALNAEAQKKAIETQGESIAKGIQNLLHDVKQGHLSMTDESAFEVGRNVATTEGAVVFENELFQLLEYKPLTAKVYERPFLLVPPCINKFYILDLQPENSLIRYANEQGHRVFVVSWRNPDESLANATWDDYIENAAIKAIRTVQEISGSKQINALGFCVGGTILSTALAVLAARGEKPAASVTLLTTFLDFSDTGILDIFVDEPMVAYREMQLGKGGLLPGMDLSSTFSFLRPNDLVWNYVVGNYLKGETPPPFDLLYWNSDATNLPGPFYTWYLRNTYHENKLAKPNALTVCGQKVDLGKIDVPAYIYGSREDHIVPIGGAYASTQLLPGKKRFVMGASGHIAGVINPPAKKKRSHWIREDGKFPKTQAEWLAGATEHPGSWWTDWAQWLKGHAGKQVPAPKTYGNGKTYKAIEPAPGRYVKARA, encoded by the coding sequence ATGAAGCAACCAGCCACCGGGGCCGATGCGTTCGCGCCTTTTCAGCAAGCGCTTTCAGAGGGATGGACCCAGGCGCTGGAGTCGTTCCAGCAATCCGCCGCGCAGGGGGCTTCGGCCTTCAACGTGGGCGGCACGCCGCTGTGGCAGATGCCCCAGGCAGCCAAGATGCCTGATTTGCCCAAGCTCTCGATCGACCCCGAGAAGCTTCAATCCATCCAGCAGCAGTATGTGGCGGAGGCCTCCGAACTCTGGCGCCAGGGCTTGGCCGCCAAGCCCGAAGGCGACAAGCGCTTTGCCTCCGAAGCGTGGGGCAGCAATCCGCTCGCGGCCTTTTCGGCGGCCGTGTACCTGCTCAACGGCCGCACCATGCTGAACATGGCCGAGGCCATCGACGCCGATGAAAAGACCAAGGCCCGCCTGCGCTTCGCCGTCGAGCAATGGATGGCGGCCTCGTCGCCGAGCAATTCGCTGGCGTTGAATGCCGAAGCCCAGAAAAAAGCCATCGAGACGCAGGGCGAGAGCATTGCCAAGGGCATTCAGAACTTGCTGCACGACGTCAAGCAGGGCCACCTCAGCATGACCGACGAGAGCGCCTTCGAGGTGGGGCGCAACGTGGCCACCACCGAGGGCGCCGTGGTGTTCGAGAACGAGCTGTTCCAGTTGCTCGAATACAAGCCGCTCACGGCCAAGGTGTACGAGCGGCCCTTCCTGCTGGTGCCGCCCTGCATCAACAAGTTCTACATCCTCGACCTGCAGCCCGAGAACTCGCTGATCCGCTATGCGAACGAGCAGGGACACCGGGTGTTCGTGGTGAGCTGGCGCAACCCCGACGAATCGCTCGCCAACGCCACCTGGGACGACTACATCGAGAACGCCGCCATCAAGGCGATCCGCACGGTGCAGGAGATCAGTGGCAGCAAGCAGATCAATGCGCTGGGTTTCTGCGTGGGCGGCACCATCCTGAGCACCGCGCTGGCCGTGCTCGCGGCGCGCGGCGAGAAGCCGGCCGCCTCGGTCACGCTGCTCACCACGTTCCTGGACTTCAGCGACACCGGCATTCTCGACATCTTCGTGGACGAGCCGATGGTGGCGTACCGCGAAATGCAGCTCGGCAAGGGCGGCCTGCTGCCGGGCATGGACCTGTCCTCGACCTTCAGCTTTCTGCGGCCCAACGACCTCGTGTGGAACTACGTCGTCGGCAACTACCTCAAGGGCGAAACGCCTCCGCCGTTCGACCTCTTGTACTGGAACAGCGACGCCACGAACCTGCCGGGCCCGTTCTACACCTGGTACCTGCGCAACACGTACCACGAGAACAAGCTCGCGAAGCCCAATGCGCTCACGGTGTGCGGCCAGAAAGTCGACCTCGGCAAGATCGATGTCCCGGCGTACATCTACGGCTCGCGCGAAGACCACATCGTGCCCATCGGCGGCGCGTACGCGTCGACACAGCTGCTGCCGGGCAAGAAGCGCTTCGTCATGGGCGCTTCGGGCCACATCGCCGGCGTGATCAACCCGCCCGCCAAGAAGAAGCGCAGCCACTGGATCCGCGAGGACGGCAAGTTTCCGAAGACGCAGGCCGAGTGGCTGGCCGGCGCGACCGAGCACCCCGGCAGCTGGTGGACCGACTGGGCACAATGGCTCAAGGGCCATGCGGGCAAGCAGGTTCCCGCACCCAAGACCTACGGCAACGGCAAGACCTACAAGGCCATCGAGCCGGCGCCGGGCCGCTATGTCAAGGCGCGCGCCTGA
- the pgeF gene encoding peptidoglycan editing factor PgeF, with product MDPRWLVPDWPASSNLRALCTTRGGGVSTGRYESLNLGDHVGDEPAHVAANRARLRQAIGAQPVFLQQVHGNGVVALESGNGPLPDGAAADACTTTAIGPACTIMVADCLPVLFADASGHRVAAAHAGWRGLAGGVLEHTFKSFETGPARGAANVIAWLGPCIGPAAFEVGPEVKAAFEAHAPEAANCFKPAPAPGKWLADLPALARQRLRAAGIEAVYGNDGGADWCTVGNASRFFSHRRDGISGRFAALVWKV from the coding sequence ATGGACCCGCGCTGGCTCGTGCCCGATTGGCCGGCGTCGTCGAACCTGCGGGCGCTGTGCACCACGCGCGGCGGCGGCGTGTCGACCGGGCGCTATGAAAGCCTCAACCTCGGCGACCACGTAGGCGACGAGCCGGCGCATGTCGCTGCCAACCGCGCACGCCTGCGGCAGGCCATCGGCGCGCAGCCGGTCTTCCTGCAGCAGGTGCATGGCAACGGGGTGGTGGCGCTCGAATCCGGCAACGGCCCCTTGCCCGACGGCGCTGCCGCCGATGCCTGCACCACCACGGCGATCGGCCCGGCTTGTACGATCATGGTGGCGGACTGCCTGCCGGTGCTCTTCGCCGACGCGTCGGGACACCGGGTGGCTGCTGCGCATGCAGGATGGCGCGGGCTGGCGGGTGGGGTGCTCGAACACACGTTCAAGAGCTTCGAGACCGGGCCGGCACGTGGCGCGGCCAACGTCATCGCGTGGCTGGGACCCTGCATCGGCCCTGCGGCGTTCGAGGTCGGACCGGAGGTCAAGGCCGCGTTCGAAGCGCATGCGCCCGAAGCTGCAAATTGTTTCAAACCCGCGCCAGCGCCCGGCAAATGGCTGGCCGACCTGCCTGCATTGGCACGCCAGCGGCTGCGCGCCGCCGGTATCGAGGCGGTGTATGGCAACGACGGCGGCGCCGATTGGTGCACCGTCGGCAACGCGTCACGGTTCTTTTCGCACCGGCGGGACGGCATCAGCGGGCGCTTCGCCGCGTTGGTCTGGAAGGTGTGA
- the maiA gene encoding maleylacetoacetate isomerase: protein MKLHNYFRSSSSFRVRIALNLKGLDFDYVPVHIARGDHRTGPYSAISADMLVPLLEDEGERFSQSMAIIEYLDETHPEPPLLPHDPVGRAHVRALAQSIACEIHPLNNLRVLKYLVKELKLDDEAKNTWYRHWVRDGMLAFERQLAQHPGGTFCYGNTPTLADCCLVPQIFNGKRFDCDFSGLPRTMAAFEACMNLDAFQRAQPSQAPDAEA, encoded by the coding sequence ATGAAGCTGCATAACTACTTCCGCTCCTCCTCGTCGTTCCGCGTGCGCATCGCGCTCAATCTGAAGGGCCTGGACTTCGACTACGTGCCGGTGCACATTGCCCGCGGCGACCATCGCACGGGTCCCTATTCGGCGATTTCGGCCGACATGCTGGTGCCGCTGCTCGAAGACGAGGGCGAGCGCTTTTCGCAGTCGATGGCCATCATCGAATACCTCGACGAAACCCACCCCGAGCCGCCGCTGCTGCCGCACGACCCGGTGGGCCGGGCGCATGTGCGCGCGCTGGCCCAGTCGATTGCCTGCGAGATTCATCCGCTGAACAACCTGCGCGTGCTCAAGTACCTGGTGAAGGAGCTCAAGCTCGACGACGAAGCCAAGAACACCTGGTACCGCCACTGGGTGCGCGACGGCATGCTGGCCTTCGAGCGCCAGCTCGCGCAGCACCCGGGCGGCACCTTCTGCTACGGCAACACGCCCACGCTGGCCGACTGCTGCCTGGTGCCGCAGATCTTCAACGGCAAGCGCTTCGACTGCGACTTCAGCGGCCTCCCGCGCACCATGGCCGCCTTCGAGGCCTGCATGAATCTCGACGCCTTCCAGCGCGCCCAGCCTTCGCAGGCGCCCGATGCGGAAGCCTGA
- a CDS encoding tetratricopeptide repeat protein: MPLRISKAGKATAYNELGRRRDDEGDQDGALEAYAQASAIHPGWAVPWYNAGLIHKYRGEWAASLQANARAVQCEPGYEGALWNLGIAATALGDWATARRAWRQYGIGIPDGEGPVDYFVGLTPIRVHGDEGTEVVWADRIDPARAILRNVPTPACGHRYGDLVLHDGAPNGYRLRGEREVAVFDALELIAPSEHATYEVSVEGVSSEDIEALVQRFKTVDTFAENWTDSMEVLCRACSEGRPHGEGRHNHGEGEAAGTLGPWRLGIASREEAGARRILDEWQAATAPKAVLHGFRCVLPAPRRC; the protein is encoded by the coding sequence ATGCCTCTGCGAATCAGCAAAGCCGGCAAAGCCACGGCCTACAACGAACTCGGCCGCCGGCGCGACGACGAGGGCGACCAGGACGGCGCCCTCGAGGCGTATGCCCAGGCGAGCGCGATCCATCCCGGATGGGCAGTGCCTTGGTACAACGCCGGCCTCATCCACAAGTACCGCGGCGAATGGGCTGCCTCGCTGCAGGCCAACGCGCGGGCCGTGCAGTGCGAACCGGGCTACGAGGGCGCGCTGTGGAACCTGGGCATTGCGGCCACCGCGCTGGGCGACTGGGCCACGGCACGCCGCGCATGGCGCCAGTACGGCATCGGCATTCCGGACGGCGAAGGGCCGGTCGATTATTTCGTCGGGCTCACGCCGATTCGCGTGCACGGCGACGAGGGCACCGAGGTGGTCTGGGCCGACCGCATCGATCCGGCGCGGGCCATCCTGCGCAACGTGCCCACGCCCGCCTGCGGCCACCGCTATGGCGACCTGGTGCTGCACGACGGCGCGCCCAATGGCTACCGGCTGCGAGGCGAACGCGAGGTGGCGGTGTTCGATGCGCTGGAGCTGATTGCGCCGTCGGAGCACGCGACCTACGAGGTTTCGGTGGAGGGCGTGAGCTCGGAGGACATCGAGGCGCTGGTGCAGCGCTTCAAGACCGTGGACACCTTTGCCGAGAACTGGACCGACAGCATGGAGGTGCTCTGCCGCGCATGCTCCGAAGGCCGTCCCCATGGCGAGGGCAGGCACAACCACGGCGAGGGCGAGGCGGCCGGCACGCTCGGGCCGTGGCGACTGGGCATCGCCTCGCGCGAGGAGGCCGGAGCGCGCCGCATTCTCGACGAATGGCAGGCCGCAACCGCGCCGAAGGCCGTGCTGCACGGCTTCCGCTGCGTGCTGCCGGCCCCCCGGCGTTGCTGA
- a CDS encoding fumarylacetoacetate hydrolase family protein: MASEFVFAPPPTVSIPVVGQPARFPVHRIYCVGRNYEDHAKEMGFTGREPPFFFMKPTDALVVVDAGQTGTMAYPTLTKNLHHEIELVVAIGTGGKNITAADAHKHIYGYAVGLDMTRRDLQGEMKKQGRPWDIGKGFEQSAPIGPIVPVAQAGDAENAEISLQVNGTDRQRSTVSKLIWNVAETIEHLSAAWELQPGDLIYSGTPEGVAAVVAGDTLVGEVAGLPKLTVKVI; this comes from the coding sequence ATGGCTTCCGAGTTTGTTTTCGCCCCGCCCCCGACCGTTTCGATTCCCGTCGTCGGGCAGCCGGCCCGTTTTCCGGTGCACCGCATCTACTGCGTGGGCCGCAACTACGAAGATCACGCCAAGGAAATGGGCTTCACCGGCCGCGAACCGCCCTTCTTCTTCATGAAGCCCACCGACGCGCTGGTGGTGGTCGATGCGGGCCAGACCGGCACCATGGCCTACCCCACGCTCACGAAGAACCTGCACCACGAGATCGAACTCGTGGTGGCCATCGGCACCGGCGGCAAGAACATCACGGCGGCCGATGCGCACAAGCACATCTATGGCTACGCCGTCGGCCTGGACATGACGCGCCGCGACCTGCAAGGCGAGATGAAGAAGCAGGGCCGCCCCTGGGACATCGGCAAGGGTTTCGAGCAGAGCGCACCCATCGGCCCCATCGTGCCGGTGGCCCAAGCCGGGGACGCAGAGAACGCCGAGATCTCGCTGCAGGTGAACGGCACCGACCGCCAGCGCAGCACGGTGAGCAAGCTGATCTGGAACGTGGCCGAGACCATCGAGCACCTGTCGGCCGCGTGGGAGCTGCAGCCCGGCGACCTGATCTACAGCGGCACGCCCGAAGGCGTGGCGGCCGTGGTGGCGGGCGACACGCTGGTCGGCGAAGTGGCCGGCCTGCCCAAGCTGACCGTCAAGGTCATCTGA
- a CDS encoding NUDIX hydrolase, which yields MILRVPIKHCKNCGTAVVYRVPDDGDTKERAVCPACSTIHYENPLNVVGTIPVLGDKVLLCKRNIEPRWGKWTLPAGFMELGETAAQGAARETDEEAGAHYEMQGLYAVISVVRVGQVHLFYRARLLDDRFDPGHETIEARLFTEEEIPWEEIAFRTVREALEHFFEDRRRGSFDRVHELSIV from the coding sequence ATGATCCTGCGCGTCCCCATCAAGCACTGCAAGAACTGCGGCACCGCGGTGGTCTACCGCGTTCCGGACGACGGCGACACCAAGGAACGCGCCGTGTGCCCGGCCTGCAGCACCATTCATTACGAGAACCCGCTGAACGTGGTGGGCACCATTCCCGTCCTCGGCGACAAGGTGCTGCTGTGCAAGCGCAACATCGAGCCGCGCTGGGGCAAGTGGACGCTGCCGGCGGGCTTCATGGAGCTGGGCGAAACCGCGGCCCAGGGCGCGGCCCGTGAGACCGACGAGGAGGCTGGCGCCCACTACGAGATGCAGGGCCTGTATGCGGTGATCAGCGTGGTGCGCGTGGGCCAGGTGCACCTGTTCTACCGCGCCCGCCTGCTCGACGACCGCTTCGACCCGGGCCACGAAACCATCGAGGCCCGGCTCTTCACCGAGGAAGAAATTCCGTGGGAAGAAATCGCCTTTCGCACTGTGCGCGAGGCGCTGGAACATTTCTTCGAAGACCGGCGGCGCGGCAGCTTCGACCGCGTGCACGAACTCAGCATCGTTTGA
- a CDS encoding CreA family protein, producing the protein MTIQAQRAPALLRAALASTVVVGLGLALASPGRAEIVGDVDTAFKLIGPDHKIVVEAYDDPKVSGVTCYVSRAKTGGLAGAFGVAEDKSEASIACRQVGPVSITQPLPKREEVYTERLSILFKRLRVVRMVDARRNTLVYLTYSDLLIDGSPKNSVTAVPIDRGTPIPLK; encoded by the coding sequence ATGACCATCCAGGCACAACGCGCGCCCGCGCTCCTGCGCGCAGCGCTCGCATCCACCGTTGTCGTCGGCCTGGGCCTTGCGCTGGCTTCGCCGGGACGAGCAGAAATAGTGGGCGACGTCGACACCGCGTTCAAGCTCATCGGCCCCGACCACAAGATCGTGGTCGAGGCCTACGACGATCCCAAGGTCAGCGGCGTGACCTGCTACGTCTCGCGCGCCAAGACCGGCGGCCTGGCCGGCGCCTTCGGCGTTGCGGAAGACAAGTCCGAAGCTTCCATTGCCTGCCGCCAGGTCGGTCCGGTCAGCATCACGCAGCCCTTGCCCAAGCGCGAGGAGGTGTACACCGAGCGGCTGTCGATTCTCTTCAAGCGGCTGCGCGTGGTGCGCATGGTCGATGCCAGGCGCAACACCCTGGTCTATCTCACCTATTCCGACCTGCTGATCGACGGCTCGCCCAAGAACAGCGTGACGGCGGTGCCGATCGACCGCGGCACCCCTATTCCTCTCAAGTAG
- a CDS encoding murein hydrolase activator EnvC family protein has product MHVQTILFRTGAALLVAAGLAACTTPQPPVRPGVNIPPPVQQPQAQFIRPASGSTIARFDGVRSKGLDIAGNLGDPIVASADGRVVYVGSELRGYGNMVIVKHNETFLTAYAHAQTILVKENAVVRQGQKIAEMGKSDADRVKVHFEIRKNGTAVDPEPYLSGRLQQ; this is encoded by the coding sequence ATGCACGTTCAAACCATCCTTTTCCGTACCGGCGCCGCGCTCCTCGTGGCGGCCGGCCTTGCAGCCTGCACCACGCCGCAACCGCCTGTTCGGCCGGGCGTGAACATTCCACCGCCGGTCCAGCAGCCGCAGGCCCAGTTCATCCGTCCCGCCAGCGGCTCCACCATTGCCCGCTTCGACGGCGTGCGCAGCAAGGGACTCGACATCGCGGGCAATCTCGGCGACCCCATCGTCGCCTCGGCCGACGGCCGCGTGGTGTACGTGGGCAGCGAACTGCGCGGCTACGGGAACATGGTCATCGTCAAGCACAACGAGACCTTCCTGACCGCATACGCCCACGCGCAAACCATCCTCGTCAAGGAGAACGCGGTGGTGCGCCAAGGCCAGAAAATCGCGGAAATGGGCAAGAGCGACGCCGACCGCGTGAAGGTGCATTTCGAAATCCGCAAGAACGGCACCGCCGTCGATCCCGAGCCCTACCTGAGCGGGCGCCTGCAGCAATAG
- a CDS encoding phospholipase D family protein, whose product MATGPRLPRLLWLLLGLALLFMGGCAGLPASVERKPSVAITNGADTTLGRLVTAASPPGQALSGFRLLPMPQFSLHARIELAQRAQRSIDVQYYLVQNDETGRYLLRALRDAAERGVRVRLLVDDLYTAGADPLFAGFAAHPNVEVRMFNPFPAGRDHLGTRWAASLLDFDRVHRRMHNKLFVVDNVMAVMGGRNIANEYFLRDGGSNFIDIDTLVAGTVVPRLSSLFDMYWNSPYVYPLESLVSNAGATPQQLRERFEQLTGGPDTLHPGPLVSTDLLGNNALAKDLDEGALSLVWARAEAYADAPAKALGPTDEARGLPADESTDSVLYNVRRYIRDAEHEVLQTTPYLIPGRGGMESIRLVRQKGVSYTIVTNSLAATDESLVHIGYRRYRPEMLRLGVALYELSPKRVEETKRFGMYGSASGRLHGKSAVIDRNIVFIGSMNFDPRSMLHNTEIGLFIFSPQIAQQLTSLIGFIRLDGAYQLQLGPRGGIEWVSPASGDAADTILHVEPETDFWSRWKLELFAPLVPESLL is encoded by the coding sequence ATGGCCACCGGCCCGCGCCTTCCCCGGCTGTTGTGGCTGCTGCTCGGCCTTGCCTTGTTGTTCATGGGCGGCTGCGCAGGCCTGCCGGCGAGCGTGGAGCGCAAGCCGTCGGTCGCCATCACGAACGGCGCGGACACGACGCTGGGGCGCCTTGTCACGGCGGCTTCACCGCCGGGGCAGGCGCTGAGCGGCTTTCGTCTGCTGCCGATGCCGCAGTTCTCGCTGCATGCGCGCATCGAGCTCGCGCAGCGCGCCCAGCGTTCGATCGACGTTCAGTACTACCTGGTCCAGAACGACGAAACCGGCCGGTACCTGCTGCGCGCATTGCGCGATGCGGCGGAGCGCGGCGTGCGCGTGCGGCTGCTGGTCGACGACCTCTATACCGCGGGCGCCGACCCGCTGTTTGCCGGCTTTGCGGCGCACCCGAACGTCGAGGTGCGGATGTTCAATCCGTTTCCCGCCGGGCGCGACCACCTGGGCACGCGCTGGGCCGCGTCGCTGCTCGACTTCGACCGCGTGCACCGCCGCATGCACAACAAGCTCTTCGTGGTGGACAACGTCATGGCGGTGATGGGCGGGCGCAATATCGCGAACGAGTACTTCCTGCGCGACGGCGGCTCCAACTTCATCGACATCGACACGCTGGTGGCCGGCACGGTGGTGCCGCGGCTCTCGTCGCTGTTCGACATGTACTGGAACAGCCCGTATGTGTATCCCCTGGAGTCGCTGGTGTCGAACGCCGGGGCCACGCCGCAGCAGCTGCGCGAACGCTTCGAGCAACTGACCGGCGGACCGGACACGCTGCACCCCGGGCCACTGGTTTCCACCGACTTGCTGGGCAACAACGCATTGGCCAAGGACCTGGACGAAGGCGCGCTGTCGCTCGTCTGGGCGCGCGCCGAAGCCTATGCCGATGCGCCCGCCAAGGCATTGGGGCCGACCGACGAGGCCCGCGGGCTGCCGGCCGACGAATCGACCGACAGCGTGCTCTACAACGTGCGGCGCTACATACGCGACGCGGAGCACGAGGTTCTGCAGACCACGCCGTACCTGATCCCGGGGCGCGGCGGCATGGAGTCGATCCGCCTCGTGCGGCAGAAGGGCGTGAGCTACACCATCGTGACCAATTCGCTCGCGGCCACCGACGAATCGCTGGTGCACATCGGCTACCGGCGCTACCGGCCCGAGATGCTGCGGCTCGGCGTGGCGCTCTATGAATTGAGCCCCAAGCGCGTGGAGGAAACCAAGCGCTTCGGCATGTACGGTTCGGCGAGCGGACGGCTGCACGGCAAGTCGGCCGTGATCGACCGCAATATCGTCTTCATCGGCTCGATGAATTTCGACCCGCGCTCGATGCTGCACAACACCGAGATCGGCCTCTTCATCTTCAGCCCGCAGATCGCGCAGCAGCTCACCAGCCTGATCGGTTTCATCCGGCTCGACGGTGCGTATCAGCTGCAGCTGGGGCCCCGCGGCGGCATCGAATGGGTGAGCCCCGCATCGGGCGACGCTGCCGACACCATCCTGCATGTGGAGCCGGAGACGGATTTCTGGTCGCGCTGGAAGCTGGAGCTGTTCGCGCCGCTGGTGCCCGAGAGCCTGCTCTAG